Proteins from one Burkholderia oklahomensis C6786 genomic window:
- a CDS encoding phosphotransferase, translated as MAAENDPKSKPTDYAAFEGTRPVGDAQRFDVDALSAWLAERVDGFAGPLSVEQFKGGQSNPTFKLVTPARSYVLRAKPAPAAKLLPSAHAIEREYRVMAALADTGVPVAPMLALCDDESVIGRAFYVMAFVDGRVLWDPSLPGMTPAERGRHYDEMNRVIAALHSIDPRTVGLADYGKSGNYLARQIARWSKQYLASETEPIDAMHRLIDWLPRHLPPEAEDDARVSIVHGDYRLDNLIFDPHAPRVLAVLDWELSTLGDPLADFAYHCMAWHVTPERFRGVAGLDLPALGIPDEAHYVARYCERTGLTIPGNWNFYLAYNMFRIAAILQGIMKRVVDGTASSAQALDAGQRARPMAELAWRYARRRAG; from the coding sequence ATGGCAGCCGAGAACGATCCGAAGTCCAAGCCGACCGATTACGCCGCATTTGAAGGCACGCGCCCCGTCGGCGATGCGCAGCGCTTCGACGTGGACGCGCTGAGCGCGTGGCTCGCCGAGCGCGTCGACGGTTTCGCCGGCCCGCTTTCCGTCGAGCAGTTCAAGGGCGGCCAGTCGAATCCGACGTTCAAGCTCGTGACGCCCGCGCGCAGCTACGTGCTGCGCGCGAAGCCCGCGCCCGCGGCGAAGCTGCTGCCGTCCGCGCACGCGATCGAGCGCGAGTATCGGGTGATGGCCGCGCTCGCGGACACCGGCGTGCCCGTCGCGCCGATGCTCGCGCTCTGCGACGACGAAAGCGTGATCGGCCGCGCGTTCTACGTGATGGCGTTCGTCGACGGCCGCGTGCTGTGGGATCCGTCGCTGCCCGGCATGACGCCCGCGGAGCGCGGCCGCCATTACGACGAGATGAACCGCGTGATCGCCGCGCTGCACTCGATCGATCCGCGGACGGTCGGGCTCGCCGATTACGGCAAGTCGGGCAACTATCTCGCGCGTCAGATCGCGCGCTGGAGCAAGCAGTATCTGGCTTCGGAGACCGAGCCGATCGACGCGATGCACCGGCTGATCGACTGGCTGCCGCGACATCTGCCGCCCGAGGCCGAAGACGACGCGCGCGTGTCGATCGTGCACGGCGACTATCGGCTCGACAACCTGATCTTCGATCCGCACGCGCCGCGCGTGCTCGCGGTGCTCGACTGGGAGCTGTCGACGCTCGGCGACCCGCTCGCCGATTTCGCGTATCACTGCATGGCGTGGCACGTTACGCCCGAGCGCTTTCGCGGCGTCGCCGGGCTCGATCTGCCGGCGCTCGGGATTCCCGACGAAGCGCATTACGTCGCGCGCTACTGCGAGCGCACCGGCCTGACGATCCCCGGCAACTGGAACTTCTATCTCGCATACAACATGTTCCGGATCGCGGCGATCCTGCAGGGCATCATGAAGCGCGTCGTCGACGGCACCGCGTCGAGCGCCCAGGC